A genomic segment from Desulfonatronum lacustre DSM 10312 encodes:
- a CDS encoding 4Fe-4S dicluster domain-containing protein — translation MSKYFIKTNQNRCIDCRACEIHCQAKNELPPGVRFGKMINAGPVMKKGLPRIMNMFIPCFHCDPAWCILSCPTGAMTRRGQDGIVYVQTNLCVGCKACIQACPWNVPALNKDTKKAFKCDLCMDRLDQGLKPACVSGCTAHALELLPAAEISFKKTEATAVGLLLQKHRSLPRQ, via the coding sequence GTGAGTAAATATTTCATCAAGACCAACCAGAACCGCTGCATCGACTGCAGGGCCTGCGAGATTCACTGCCAGGCCAAGAACGAGCTGCCGCCCGGAGTTCGGTTCGGCAAGATGATCAACGCCGGACCGGTCATGAAGAAAGGGCTACCCAGGATCATGAACATGTTCATCCCCTGCTTTCATTGCGATCCGGCCTGGTGCATCCTGTCCTGCCCCACAGGAGCCATGACCAGGCGAGGCCAGGACGGTATTGTTTATGTTCAAACAAATCTCTGCGTCGGGTGCAAGGCCTGCATCCAGGCCTGTCCCTGGAATGTCCCGGCCCTGAACAAAGACACGAAAAAGGCCTTCAAGTGCGATTTGTGCATGGATCGACTGGATCAAGGCTTGAAGCCAGCCTGTGTAAGCGGATGTACGGCGCATGCCTTGGAACTTTTGCCAGCCGCGGAGATTTCCTTCAAAAAAACCGAGGCGACTGCAGTCGGGTTGCTTCTTCAGAAGCATCGATCATTGCCCAGGCAGTAA
- a CDS encoding sulfite exporter TauE/SafE family protein, translating to MHGKTFLIAALLLTFGTIMIASESGWAQVSNLQEAIDAAPRGTERGEIDPAAPLGYLGIPGGPQINLILAFIWAIWVGWIFSTVGAFGGIMAGVGHITVYGLGNYAGTFRQTAPTINRAVTDSIRVSNQFMVGTSALISSINYYKMGRLVLPVAAALAIGSIAGSYLIPLLTAGKVSFRDYVGYFGIFVLFLGCYMLYETTPRGAAGKKKAKQAADAFESTMKKKRSGEKVDTSELGVKMTKFSLGKIAFTFYGVEFSFNPLFPVLGGFVIAAIAAFLGVGGGFMLVPFLTSVTGLPMYLSAGTSALAVLIGMITSILSYLQQGVLVHWPLIGTQLVGIVVGSMVGPYTSQYIPDKWLKRVFIVLAFYVGLDFMARGFLGKNIMTMFFG from the coding sequence ATGCACGGAAAAACATTTTTGATTGCAGCGTTACTGCTGACATTTGGGACGATCATGATAGCATCCGAATCGGGCTGGGCCCAGGTGTCCAACCTCCAGGAGGCCATTGACGCAGCTCCCAGAGGCACGGAACGGGGCGAAATCGATCCCGCCGCGCCCCTCGGCTATCTCGGCATTCCGGGCGGTCCTCAGATCAATCTGATCCTGGCCTTCATCTGGGCCATCTGGGTCGGCTGGATTTTCTCCACCGTGGGCGCCTTCGGCGGGATCATGGCCGGCGTCGGACACATCACGGTCTACGGGCTGGGCAACTATGCCGGTACGTTCCGGCAGACCGCCCCGACCATCAACAGGGCCGTCACGGACTCCATCCGTGTTTCCAACCAATTCATGGTCGGAACCAGCGCTCTGATCTCCTCCATCAACTACTACAAGATGGGCCGGCTCGTGTTGCCGGTGGCCGCGGCCTTGGCCATCGGGTCCATCGCGGGAAGCTATCTGATTCCCTTGCTGACGGCCGGTAAAGTATCCTTCCGCGATTATGTCGGGTATTTCGGAATCTTCGTCTTGTTCCTGGGCTGCTATATGCTCTACGAAACCACGCCGCGCGGCGCGGCCGGCAAGAAAAAGGCCAAGCAGGCCGCGGACGCTTTTGAATCCACGATGAAAAAGAAACGATCCGGCGAAAAAGTGGACACCAGCGAACTGGGCGTGAAGATGACCAAGTTTTCTCTCGGCAAGATCGCGTTCACCTTCTACGGCGTCGAATTCTCCTTCAACCCCTTGTTTCCGGTTCTCGGCGGCTTCGTCATCGCGGCCATCGCGGCCTTCCTGGGCGTGGGCGGCGGGTTCATGCTCGTGCCCTTCCTGACCAGCGTCACCGGCCTGCCCATGTACCTCTCCGCCGGCACGTCCGCCCTGGCCGTGCTCATCGGGATGATCACCAGCATCCTGAGCTATCTGCAGCAGGGCGTTCTTGTTCACTGGCCGCTCATCGGCACCCAGCTGGTGGGCATTGTCGTCGGCTCCATGGTCGGTCCGTACACTTCCCAGTACATCCCGGACAAATGGCTGAAACGCGTGTTCATCGTCCTGGCCTTCTACGTCGGTCTGGACTTCATGGCCCGCGGCTTTCTGGGCAAGAACATCATGACCATGTTCTTCGGCTAG